A region from the Arachis ipaensis cultivar K30076 chromosome B01, Araip1.1, whole genome shotgun sequence genome encodes:
- the LOC107630630 gene encoding UDP-glucuronate 4-epimerase 5-like — MSQLNLMDHAPSTPGKQKPEKSPYINHRMRLHSSLSKLTIFSTFVVAFLIFLFLLSPPSATTPATRRRTLGGNSFNSSATSWGGSDWEKRVSRSARRASPSSLAVLITGAAGFVGAHVSLALKRRGDGVLGLDNFNRYYDPNLKRARQRLLERAGVFVVEGDINDAALLRKLFDVVPFTHVAHLAAQAGVRYAMQNPSSYVHSNVAGFVNLLEACKTANPQPAVVWASSSSVYGLNSKVPFSEKDRTDQPASLYAATKKAGEEIAHSYNHIYGLSITGLRFFTVYGPWGRPDMAYFFFTKDILKGKQITVFEAPDGGTVARDFTYIDDVVKGFLGALDTAKKSTGSGGKKKEPAQLRVFNLGNTSPVPVSELVAILERLLKVKAKKKVVAMPRNGDVRFTHANISLASKELGYRPITDLGTGLRKFVKWYLEFYPGSKKKSAW, encoded by the coding sequence atgtcgcAATTAAATTTGATGGATCACGCGCCCTCCACGCCGGGGAAGCAAAAACCAGAGAAATCGCCGTACATTAACCACCGAATGAGGCTTCATTCCTCACTCTCCAAGCTCACTATCTTCTCCACCTTCGTCGTGGCCTTCCTCATCTTCCTGTTCCTTTTATCCCCTCCCTCCGCCACTACCCCTGCCACGCGCCGCCGTACTCTTGGCGGCAACTCTTTCAATTCCTCCGCCACCTCCTGGGGCGGCTCCGACTGGGAGAAGCGCGTGAGCAGGTCGGCGCGCCGTGCCTCCCCTTCCAGTCTCGCCGTCCTCATCACCGGCGCCGCGGGATTCGTCGGAGCGCACGTTTCTCTCGCACTCAAGCGCCGCGGTGACGGCGTCCTCGGCCTCGACAACTTCAACCGCTATTACGACCCGAACCTGAAGCGCGCCCGGCAGCGCCTCCTGGAACGCGCCGGCGTGTTCGTCGTCGAAGGCGACATCAACGACGCCGCACTCCTCCGAAAGCTCTTCGACGTCGTGCCGTTCACACACGTGGCTCACCTGGCTGCTCAGGCTGGAGTCCGCTACGCAATGCAGAACCCTTCCTCCTACGTCCACAGCAACGTCGCTGGGTTCGTGAACCTTCTAGAAGCATGCAAGACAGCGAACCCTCAGCCCGCTGTGGTTTGGGCCTCGTCGAGTTCTGTGTACGGGCTCAACTCCAAGGTTCCTTTCTCCGAGAAGGACCGTACGGACCAGCCCGCGAGCCTCTACGCGGCAACGAAGAAAGCAGGGGAGGAAATAGCCCATAGCTATAATCACATCTACGGGCTTTCAATCACGGGCCTGAGGTTCTTCACGGTTTACGGGCCTTGGGGCAGGCCCGACATGGCGTATTTTTTCTTCACGAAGGATATACTGAAGGGGAAGCAGATCACTGTGTTTGAGGCGCCGGATGGTGGAACGGTTGCTAGAGATTTTACTTACATTGATGATGTTGTGAAGGGGTTCTTGGGGGCTCTGGATACAGCGAAGAAGAGTACCGGGAGTGGGGGAAAGAAGAAGGAACCGGCGCAGTTGAGGGTTTTTAATTTGGGGAATACTTCCCCGGTTCCGGTGTCAGAGCTGGTGGCGATTCTTGAGAGATTGCTGAAGGTGAAGGCGAAGAAGAAAGTGGTGGCGATGCCGAGAAATGGGGATGTGAGGTTCACTCATGCTAATATTAGCTTGGCGAGTAAGGAGCTTGGGTATAGACCCATTACTGATTTGGGGACAGGGCTAAGGAAGTTTGTTAAGTGGTACCTTGAGTTTTATCCTGGCTCCAAGAAGAAGAGTGCTTGGTGA